A window of the Brachyhypopomus gauderio isolate BG-103 chromosome 14, BGAUD_0.2, whole genome shotgun sequence genome harbors these coding sequences:
- the bcl2b gene encoding apoptosis regulator Bcl-2 isoform X2 encodes MANENFYHNRDIVEKYLNHKLSKNGYMWEFQAHETDPDPAANGVDAPRAEQRCQARAGEEERGHRAPRAPLPDPLAALHRVLREAGDELERLYQPDFAEMSKQLHLTSITAQRRFTAVIDELFRDGVNWGRIIAFFEFGASVCVECVNKEMSSQVDNIAGWMTEYLNGPLHSWIQENGGWLVGGCCIKAEMAQETLHKSREELSTDVMCHQAVAAVAFIY; translated from the exons ATGGCAAACGAAAATTTCTACCACAATCGCGACATCGTAGAAAAGTACCTCAACCACAAACTGTCGAAAAATGGGTACATGTGGGAATTCCAAGCGCACGAGACGGACCCTGACCCCGCCGCTAACGGCGTGGACGCTCCGCGCGCGGAGCAGCGGTGTCAGGCGCGCGCGGGCGAGGAAGAGCGCGGACACCGAGCCCCGCGCGCGCCCCTTCCCGACCCGCTCGCCGCTCTCCACAGGGTGCTGCGCGAGGCCGGCGACGAGCTGGAGAGACTGTACCAACCGGACTTTGCGGAGATGTCAAAACAGCTACACCTAACGTCCATCACGGCGCAGAGGAGGTTCACGGCTGTCATAGACGAACTGTTTAGGGACGGGGTCAATTGGGGTCGGATTATTGCGTTTTTCGAGTTCGGAGCgtcggtgtgtgtggagtgtgtgaataAAGAGATGAGCTCGCAGGTGGATAACATTGCAGGCTGGATGACGGAGTATTTGAACGGACCACTGCACAGCTGGATCCAGGAGAACGGAGGATGG TTAGTTGGAGGTTGCTGCATTAAAGCAGAAATGGCACAGGAAACACTCCATAAGAGCCGAGAGGAACTGAGTACAGACGTCATGTGCCATCAAGCAGTAGCAGCTGTCGCATTCATTTACTGA
- the kdsr gene encoding 3-dehydrosphinganine reductase: protein MSSEEGLSSALSDWLFSNYWWLLLPFIMLLVVAAFVVAFVLLLYMISPLISPKPLKLKGAHVVVTGGSSGIGKCIAIECYKQGAFITLVARDESKLVQAKKEVEKCAINDKQVVVCISVDVSKDYSHVESVIKQAQEKLGPVDMLVNCAGTSVSGKFEEVDINRFRSLMEVNYLGSVYPTRAVITTMKERRMGRVVFVSSQAGQLGLFGYTAYSSSKFALRGLAEALQMEVKPYNVYVTVAYPPDTDTPCLTEENKTKPLETKLISETSGVCQPEQVAKVIVRDAVQGNFCSSVGPDGYMLAALTCGMSPVTSITEGLQQIVTMGLFRTIALFYLGSFDSIIRRCMIQREQTKASDKRE from the exons ATGTCCTCTGAAGAGGGTTTGAGCTCAGCGCTTTCGGACTGGCTCTTTTCTAACTACTGGTGGCTGCTTCTGCCTTTCATCATGCTTTTAGTGGTCGCTGCATTCGTCGTGGCCTTCGTGTTACTCCTGTACATGATATCCCCTTTAATAAGTCCCAAACCCCTCAAACTCAAGGGGGCCCATGTCGTG gTCACTGGTGGCAGCAGTGGCATTGGGAAGTGCATTGCTATTGAGTGCTATAAACAAGGTGCATTCATCACGTTAGTGGCacgtgatgag AGCAAGCTGGTCCAAGCAAAGAAAGAAGTAGAGAAGTGTGCAATTAATGACAAGCAG GTGGTTGTCTGCATTTCTGTTGACGTGTCCAAAGATTACAGCCATGTGGAAAGTGTCATAAAACAA GCTCAGGAGAAACTGGGTCCTGTGGACATGCTGGTCAACTGTGCCGGTACATCCGTCTCTGGGAAGTTCGAAGAGGTGGACATCAATCGCTTCCGG AGTCTAATGGAGGTGAACTACCTGGGCAGTGTGTACCCGACGCGGGCCGTGATCACCACCATGAAGGAGCGCAGGATGGGCCGCGTCGTCTTCGTCTCCTCTCAGGCCGGCCAGCTCGGCCTCTTTGGCTACACTGCGTACTCGTCCTCCAAGTTTGCCCTGCGAGGCCTGGCTGAAGCCCTGCAGATGGAG GTGAAGCCCTATAACGTGTACGTGACTGTGGCTTATCCACCCGACACAGACACACCTTGCTTGACAGAAGAGAATAAGACCAAG CCCTTAGAGACCAAGCTGATCTCTGAGACGTCTGGGGTGTGTCAGCCTGAGCAGGTGGCCAAAGTCATCGTCAGAGACGCTGTG CAGGGGAACTTCTGCAGCTCTGTCGGGCCCGATGGCTACATGCTTGCGGCCCTCACCTGTGGGATGTCCCCCGTTACCTCCATCACCGAGGGACTACAGCAG atTGTCACCATGGGTCTGTTCCGCACCATTGCGCTCTTCTATCTGGGCAGCTTTGACAGCATCATCCGTCGCTGTATGATCCAGAGGGAGCAGACCAAAGCTTCTGACAAGAGAGAGTAA